In Methylomonas sp. MK1, the following are encoded in one genomic region:
- a CDS encoding RHS repeat-associated core domain-containing protein, whose protein sequence is MSPVSRFRFLLAFAMLCQGLLATSTPYAAPQDPTALPEAVVQSLLKVHQQPGNALAQQLREHLEEAAELLDEADNEDQLQQTGQANRLPSKQELLEGKRSEIADLRQDVEAELDRVRSRLAGMKQPDKLAAFDHYAKQVAQRFDRVDRSLAGFSSAHQDGPRRRALGNAKAELRALHRRGQTAEATPEAIPTPTNRLGAEVTPTPVAPSKKLPRYLSAGPFKPDMPTYAFLLDMLGTPAEAAVPTTPNEAVACGYAPTDLAATEDVVISQEIRDLAAKLNYSPVKLYQYVYNTIRFEPYFGSMKGSLGTLYSGAGGATDQASLLIALLRVSNIPARYVLGDVRVLDAANLGANGRGPRWVGAKTYQAAASILATNQNPGAGSYANGIQLRHVWVEACLPYGNYRGASADNTGYRWIPLDPSFKDKSYQPGIAGIQQNVAFDYSATGYLGSRTPTLPHERYATQVESYVKSLNADNTLLDVPYLGEQTARTYDILPITLPYQVVQYGSWAGTSSSEIASLPASHRYRLSIKVRNSSGTDLVAEQILSLPSIVHQRVTLSYVPDAASQTDWNNWNGDLAIPPSLVNLHPVIKVDGVIQTTGTGSIALGTEHRLIMKVTLDDTTRSPSCPNDDPANSTPDTDQHCFNKTVYTNLKAGAHHALMAYARQGSDRLLAERSDRLIQSVQAAPTAPTPANAANYDNTEGELLHIALLKYLRYVTDANQRLGELQGVSGESGTHLGLTAAGLKVDYLFDLPFAVHPSGPYIDVKGGLAQFVKLDTTATDSATLRNEIWPTFKLSAYTSSAYEHFIWQELIRTDAVSTVRGLQFAGESGGANPLVTLNSANIGNWSTLMDSTMNPFQATITTYINDGATIIVPKKSIAYTDGQAGNNLQPWNGGVFMAENQTKGYISAMINKLGGGWALVNPTPVASSFPRDSFLPSNFFSNFPINSTTLSNGLNWLQSWGGDPVNLATGNLYHSEKDIAVPGRGLPLVFERNYNSRNPQDGPLGFGWTHSFNHKLNFYGVDGGFVKVGWLDGSGAERFFRLAGSSVPVNSAFQAAPGVYTALKREADGSWSVTEKNGLRYGFESNAGVTAGQAARLLTLKDRNLNTLTLAYNTGCGNVLCTVTDGPGRKLAFHYTANRIDQVQVLAIGGTVLATHQYGYDGNGNLTSYKSPLAVASQHAPVTYAYYSSADGQNLNHALKTTTAPQGEGMQFSYYVDGRVFRHQRHNNGTLLPETTTFRYQDFRRETVTVNERGFERRHTFDANGNPLRIVDEAGAVHAYSYDPNNPFNRLTESDPAGLNVQYQYDGAGNVTRITQPSSATTEYYDFTTFNAPQRIKDAKGNWTLLKYDAKGNLTDSVRLKTGIIPAANTTPAIANIAAWTKRNYDVATGQPTQTKTLRDFTSAVLGSFAGGTGPTVTTTYDANTLYPTQIARLGDKTGDGLINASDPADSATLQFDSLGRQTLGIDGEWQTVSSSYDADSLPLTGTDAAGHPRDYFYDGDGRLKGQELVLNQNGQLRLWDSGFRSYDSAGRLEQTLDAGGHVAQYQYDAAGNLTRITDPDNYTLDFDYDAVNRWTKAYDKAGHHVDRKLDAAGRVKSVTDPNGNSTLYSYWNASQDGRLKTVTQPKIASYTLGQIRQFDYDALGQVVKTTDTPAAGSSEAARDTLNTYNTLGQLIRVAGPAHVDQNPGSATFNQSIRPLTRYSYDNLGNLKTLQAGQTTADGGTAINADTGASSSDTVATQVSYSYDDFGRKLSETDALGQVTSFSYDLNNNVKTVQTPGSSGHTLTYVWDYGHQLLSATAEDGRKIDYTRNPLGQTTRAETWSPTPGSQLDVAYDYAYDAAHRLQDVTDSRGQKTLSYAWSPGGQLDSLQDNDGRGTYYLYDEVGRLISLWAPNFDHYTFDYDNGGRLTEARYPNGISQTQTWNSDNSLSQVAHKNAATVIQQSQYSYDGLGRRKTNQESLSGQATLGYTYSYDALDRLTQVQNGTPSQTQSFSHDVYGNRVQKQIGVPATSTIAYKHDAANQLTEVRQTNLSGSLLEAYLYDPAGQQTKKCSGGTVTRANDQSCTGTTQNQTGYDSFNRLNQVQVNAVTTGSFKYDDQGRRTQKTEGATTTNYHYDGSSIYAEYPGSGWTTANAVYVQAGTDHPLARLTGNVNLPSATAAYYHQDGLGSVLATTNATKAVTGTQRFDAYGSKIASSGTIPQYGYTGREPDASGLTYYRARYYDPNQTRFTQRDPLGYTDGLNRYTYVHNNPINFNDPNGLLANSVSNKWEAGKSYFSSNPGAAVDLGVGFTPAGVYADIYGAVKGTTLFGGQELSGWERGLGLIPGVSELAGTVRAVNKVDNIVDVTKGVQAYDVGPANVLKANSTPFDGLQIHHVGQSHPLSQAISTYDPKNAPAIVLPTELHKAIPTVKGEFFGTARDQLAKDIYDLRNFTDAPNSALQDLINLNKSMYPDAFRK, encoded by the coding sequence ATGTCTCCCGTTTCCCGTTTTCGCTTTCTACTGGCGTTCGCTATGCTGTGCCAGGGCCTCCTCGCGACCTCAACCCCGTACGCCGCGCCGCAAGACCCAACCGCTTTGCCGGAGGCCGTGGTGCAATCGCTGCTCAAGGTGCATCAACAGCCGGGCAACGCCTTAGCGCAGCAACTGCGCGAGCATCTGGAAGAAGCCGCCGAACTGCTCGACGAGGCGGACAACGAGGACCAATTACAGCAGACCGGCCAAGCCAACCGGCTACCCTCCAAACAAGAACTTTTGGAAGGCAAACGCTCTGAAATCGCGGATTTACGCCAGGACGTGGAAGCCGAACTCGACCGGGTGCGTTCCAGACTGGCCGGGATGAAACAGCCCGATAAATTGGCTGCCTTCGACCATTATGCCAAGCAGGTCGCGCAGCGCTTCGACCGCGTTGATCGGTCATTGGCGGGATTCTCCTCGGCTCATCAGGACGGCCCTCGCCGCCGCGCTTTGGGCAACGCCAAGGCCGAACTGCGTGCGTTGCACCGCCGTGGACAAACCGCCGAGGCCACGCCCGAAGCAATTCCCACGCCTACTAACCGACTGGGCGCCGAGGTCACGCCCACGCCGGTTGCACCCAGTAAAAAATTACCGCGCTATCTGAGCGCCGGGCCATTCAAACCCGATATGCCAACCTATGCTTTTCTGCTGGATATGTTGGGGACGCCGGCTGAAGCAGCGGTGCCGACGACGCCCAACGAAGCGGTGGCCTGCGGTTACGCGCCGACCGATTTGGCCGCGACGGAAGACGTGGTTATCTCCCAGGAAATCCGAGACCTTGCCGCGAAACTGAATTACTCGCCGGTCAAACTATATCAATACGTTTATAACACCATCCGTTTCGAACCTTACTTCGGATCGATGAAAGGCTCACTCGGCACCTTGTATAGCGGTGCCGGCGGCGCCACCGACCAAGCGTCGTTGCTGATCGCACTGCTGCGCGTGTCCAACATACCGGCTCGCTATGTATTGGGCGATGTGCGGGTGCTTGATGCCGCCAATCTCGGCGCCAATGGTAGAGGCCCACGTTGGGTCGGCGCTAAAACCTATCAAGCAGCCGCGTCCATCTTGGCTACCAATCAAAATCCCGGTGCCGGCTCCTATGCGAACGGCATCCAATTACGCCACGTCTGGGTGGAAGCCTGTTTGCCTTACGGCAATTACCGGGGCGCGTCTGCCGACAACACCGGCTATCGCTGGATTCCACTAGACCCGAGTTTCAAGGACAAAAGCTATCAACCGGGTATTGCCGGTATTCAACAAAACGTTGCTTTCGATTACAGCGCCACCGGCTATTTGGGCAGCCGCACGCCTACCTTGCCGCACGAGCGCTACGCCACGCAGGTCGAAAGTTACGTTAAGAGCTTGAATGCCGACAACACCTTGCTGGACGTACCTTACCTTGGCGAACAAACCGCTAGAACCTATGACATTTTGCCGATCACCTTACCTTACCAAGTGGTGCAATACGGCAGTTGGGCCGGCACCAGTTCATCCGAAATCGCTAGCCTGCCGGCGAGCCACCGCTATCGACTATCCATTAAAGTCAGAAACAGTAGCGGCACCGATCTGGTTGCCGAGCAAATCCTGTCATTGCCCTCCATCGTTCATCAGCGGGTGACGCTATCCTATGTGCCGGATGCCGCCTCACAAACCGATTGGAATAACTGGAACGGCGATCTGGCCATCCCGCCCAGCCTGGTGAATCTCCATCCGGTTATCAAAGTCGACGGCGTAATCCAAACGACGGGTACCGGTTCCATCGCCTTGGGTACGGAGCATCGGTTGATCATGAAAGTCACCCTGGATGACACCACGCGTAGCCCATCCTGTCCCAATGACGACCCCGCCAACAGTACGCCTGATACCGATCAGCATTGTTTCAACAAAACCGTCTACACCAATTTGAAAGCCGGCGCCCATCACGCGCTGATGGCCTACGCCCGCCAAGGTTCGGATCGTCTGCTGGCGGAACGGTCCGACCGATTGATCCAATCGGTGCAAGCCGCGCCCACGGCACCGACGCCGGCCAACGCCGCCAATTACGATAATACCGAAGGCGAACTGCTGCATATCGCCTTACTGAAATACCTGCGTTATGTCACCGACGCCAACCAACGGCTGGGCGAACTGCAAGGCGTCAGCGGCGAAAGCGGTACGCATCTGGGTTTGACCGCAGCCGGTCTCAAGGTCGATTACCTGTTCGACTTGCCTTTTGCGGTACATCCGAGCGGCCCTTATATCGATGTCAAGGGCGGTCTGGCCCAGTTCGTAAAACTCGATACGACGGCAACCGATAGCGCTACTTTGCGCAACGAGATATGGCCAACCTTTAAATTATCGGCTTATACATCCTCGGCCTACGAGCACTTCATCTGGCAGGAGTTGATTCGTACCGACGCCGTATCGACGGTGCGAGGGTTGCAGTTTGCCGGCGAATCGGGCGGTGCCAATCCGTTGGTCACGCTGAACTCGGCCAATATCGGCAACTGGTCGACATTGATGGATTCAACCATGAATCCATTTCAAGCCACAATCACAACTTATATCAATGACGGTGCGACGATCATTGTGCCGAAAAAATCCATTGCCTACACGGATGGGCAAGCCGGCAATAACCTGCAACCTTGGAACGGCGGGGTTTTCATGGCTGAAAACCAAACCAAGGGCTATATCTCCGCGATGATCAACAAGCTGGGCGGCGGCTGGGCACTGGTCAACCCAACCCCAGTCGCCAGCAGCTTTCCGCGCGACAGCTTCCTACCCAGCAACTTCTTTAGCAACTTCCCGATCAACTCCACCACACTGTCCAATGGCTTGAACTGGCTGCAAAGCTGGGGTGGCGACCCGGTCAATCTGGCGACGGGCAACCTGTACCACAGCGAAAAGGATATTGCCGTACCGGGCCGGGGCCTGCCGCTGGTGTTCGAACGCAATTACAACAGCCGCAATCCCCAGGATGGCCCCTTGGGCTTCGGCTGGACCCACAGCTTTAATCACAAACTGAACTTTTACGGCGTCGACGGCGGTTTCGTGAAAGTCGGCTGGCTGGACGGCAGCGGCGCGGAGCGCTTCTTTCGTCTGGCCGGCAGCAGCGTGCCGGTTAACAGCGCCTTCCAGGCCGCGCCCGGCGTGTATACCGCGCTGAAACGCGAAGCCGACGGCAGTTGGAGCGTCACCGAGAAGAACGGCTTGCGCTACGGCTTCGAAAGCAATGCCGGCGTTACCGCCGGGCAAGCGGCCCGCCTGCTGACCCTTAAGGACCGCAACCTCAACACCCTGACCCTGGCTTACAACACCGGTTGCGGCAACGTGCTGTGTACGGTGACTGACGGCCCTGGCCGTAAACTAGCGTTTCATTACACGGCTAATCGTATAGACCAAGTGCAAGTGCTAGCCATCGGCGGCACCGTACTGGCCACCCATCAATACGGTTACGACGGCAACGGCAACCTGACCAGCTACAAAAGCCCGCTGGCTGTCGCCAGCCAGCATGCGCCGGTCACCTATGCCTATTACAGCAGCGCCGACGGCCAAAACCTGAATCACGCCCTGAAAACCACCACCGCCCCGCAAGGCGAAGGCATGCAGTTTTCGTACTACGTCGATGGCCGGGTATTCCGCCACCAACGGCATAACAACGGCACGCTGTTGCCGGAAACCACCACCTTCCGTTACCAGGACTTCCGCCGCGAAACCGTCACCGTCAACGAACGCGGTTTCGAGCGCCGGCATACCTTCGATGCCAACGGCAACCCGCTACGCATCGTCGATGAAGCCGGCGCCGTGCACGCTTACAGTTACGATCCGAACAACCCCTTCAATCGCCTGACCGAATCCGACCCGGCTGGCTTAAATGTGCAATACCAATACGACGGGGCTGGCAACGTCACCCGCATCACCCAGCCCTCCAGCGCCACTACTGAATACTACGATTTCACCACCTTCAACGCCCCGCAGCGTATCAAGGACGCCAAGGGCAACTGGACCCTGCTCAAATACGACGCCAAGGGCAACCTCACCGACAGCGTGCGGCTGAAAACCGGCATCATCCCAGCTGCCAATACCACCCCGGCCATAGCCAACATCGCCGCCTGGACTAAACGCAACTACGACGTCGCCACCGGCCAGCCCACCCAAACAAAAACCCTGCGCGACTTCACCAGCGCGGTGTTGGGCAGCTTTGCCGGCGGCACGGGACCGACCGTCACCACCACTTACGATGCCAACACTCTATATCCGACCCAGATCGCGCGCCTGGGCGACAAGACCGGCGACGGCCTAATCAATGCATCCGACCCCGCCGACAGCGCCACGCTGCAATTCGACAGCCTGGGCCGGCAGACGCTAGGCATAGACGGCGAGTGGCAGACGGTCAGTAGCAGTTATGACGCCGATAGCTTGCCACTGACCGGTACCGATGCCGCCGGTCACCCACGCGATTATTTTTACGACGGCGACGGTCGCTTGAAAGGCCAGGAACTGGTGTTGAACCAGAACGGCCAACTGCGGCTATGGGACTCGGGCTTTCGCAGTTACGACAGCGCCGGACGGCTTGAGCAAACCCTGGATGCCGGCGGCCACGTCGCGCAATACCAATACGACGCGGCCGGCAACCTTACCCGAATCACCGATCCCGACAACTACACGCTGGACTTCGATTACGACGCCGTCAACCGTTGGACCAAGGCTTACGATAAGGCCGGACATCACGTCGACCGCAAACTGGATGCCGCCGGTCGGGTTAAATCCGTCACAGACCCCAATGGCAATAGCACACTTTACAGCTATTGGAACGCCAGCCAGGACGGCCGCCTGAAAACCGTCACCCAACCCAAGATAGCCAGCTACACCCTGGGGCAAATCCGCCAGTTCGACTACGACGCGCTGGGCCAAGTGGTTAAAACCACCGATACCCCGGCGGCGGGTTCCAGCGAAGCCGCCCGCGACACGCTGAATACTTACAACACCCTGGGCCAATTGATCCGCGTGGCCGGTCCGGCCCATGTCGACCAAAACCCCGGCAGTGCCACCTTCAACCAAAGCATCCGGCCACTGACCCGCTACAGCTACGACAACCTGGGCAACCTGAAGACCCTCCAAGCCGGCCAGACCACCGCCGACGGCGGCACGGCCATCAACGCCGACACCGGCGCGAGCAGCAGCGACACCGTCGCCACCCAGGTCAGTTACAGCTACGACGACTTTGGCCGCAAACTTAGCGAGACCGACGCCCTGGGCCAGGTCACCAGCTTCAGCTACGATCTGAACAACAACGTCAAGACCGTGCAAACGCCAGGCAGCTCAGGCCACACCCTGACTTACGTCTGGGACTACGGCCACCAACTGCTCAGCGCCACCGCCGAAGACGGCAGGAAAATCGACTACACCCGCAACCCGCTAGGGCAAACCACCCGCGCCGAAACCTGGAGCCCGACGCCGGGCAGCCAGCTCGACGTGGCCTATGACTACGCGTACGACGCCGCCCACCGCCTGCAAGATGTTACCGACAGCCGAGGCCAAAAAACCCTCAGCTACGCCTGGAGCCCCGGCGGTCAGCTGGACAGCCTACAAGACAACGACGGACGCGGCACTTACTACTTGTATGACGAAGTGGGCCGGCTAATCAGCCTGTGGGCGCCCAACTTCGACCATTACACCTTCGACTACGACAACGGCGGCAGGCTCACAGAAGCCCGTTATCCCAACGGCATCAGTCAAACCCAGACTTGGAACAGCGATAACAGCCTCAGCCAGGTCGCCCATAAGAACGCCGCGACGGTCATCCAACAAAGCCAATACAGCTACGACGGCCTGGGCAGAAGGAAAACCAACCAGGAAAGCCTATCCGGCCAAGCCACCCTCGGCTACACCTACAGCTACGACGCGCTGGACCGGTTGACCCAAGTCCAAAACGGCACGCCCAGCCAAACCCAAAGCTTCAGCCACGACGTCTACGGCAACCGGGTGCAAAAGCAGATCGGCGTTCCGGCCACCAGTACCATCGCCTACAAACACGATGCGGCGAACCAACTGACCGAAGTCCGCCAAACCAACCTGAGCGGGAGCTTGCTGGAAGCCTATCTGTACGATCCAGCCGGCCAGCAAACCAAAAAATGCAGCGGCGGCACTGTCACCCGAGCTAACGACCAAAGCTGCACCGGTACCACGCAAAACCAAACCGGCTACGACAGCTTCAACCGGCTTAATCAAGTCCAAGTCAACGCGGTCACCACCGGCAGCTTTAAATATGACGACCAAGGCCGACGTACCCAGAAAACCGAAGGCGCTACCACCACCAACTACCATTACGACGGTAGCTCAATCTACGCCGAATACCCCGGCAGCGGCTGGACCACAGCAAATGCTGTTTATGTGCAAGCCGGCACAGACCACCCGCTGGCAAGACTGACAGGCAACGTCAACCTGCCCAGCGCCACGGCGGCTTATTACCACCAGGACGGACTGGGCTCCGTCCTCGCCACCACCAATGCAACAAAAGCCGTCACTGGCACGCAAAGGTTCGACGCTTACGGCAGCAAAATCGCAAGCTCAGGCACTATACCGCAGTACGGCTATACCGGCAGGGAACCGGACGCCAGTGGGCTGACTTACTACCGGGCCCGGTATTACGATCCGAACCAGACTCGGTTTACCCAGCGAGATCCTTTGGGCTATACCGATGGCCTGAACCGATATACCTACGTTCATAACAACCCGATTAACTTTAATGATCCGAATGGGTTGCTGGCGAATTCTGTTTCAAATAAATGGGAAGCTGGAAAAAGTTATTTCAGCAGCAACCCTGGAGCAGCCGTCGATCTTGGCGTTGGCTTCACACCTGCTGGCGTTTATGCCGACATTTATGGTGCAGTTAAGGGAACTACCCTTTTTGGAGGACAAGAGCTTTCCGGTTGGGAACGCGGACTTGGCCTTATTCCCGGTGTGTCCGAACTTGCCGGAACGGTGCGGGCAGTCAATAAGGTTGATAATATTGTCGATGTAACGAAGGGAGTCCAGGCTTATGATGTTGGGCCTGCAAATGTGCTTAAAGCTAATTCAACGCCATTTGACGGATTGCAGATACATCATGTAGGACAATCTCATCCTTTGAGTCAAGCAATCTCGACTTATGATCCGAAGAATGCACCTGCGATTGTTTTACCCACTGAATTGCACAAAGCCATTCCAACTGTCAAAGGTGAGTTTTTTGGGACAGCGCGAGATCAATTAGCAAAAGACATTTACGATTTGAGAAATTTTACTGACGCCCCTAATAGCGCATTACAAGACCTTATAAATCTAAATAAATCCATGTATCCAGATGCTTTCAGGAAATAA
- a CDS encoding putative Ig domain-containing protein: MKRLRLAAVCSGFFMATATLAAPVDDARLKAMAWLITHQNGDGSWQGAPGLEMAETAAAVEALVNAGMTKSDTYANGVAWLQNHEAYSTDALARQAIALYKAGRDVSGLMTRLIALRNDTSQSWGAYDHFDGSSPDTSLALEAIKQTGTTYTSEFNAVCFIYGQQNTDFGWPYIKSDTGVPPSRITPTAFNLIALQRYNGYSVDCTNDQISNPISVLSYITSGITWLKTQQKTPGGGFGEGSAGTVLETALAYRALVTVAGANDPAAVSAQNFLIAQQQADGSWGGGDALLTTLTLAALPATTLADTDNDGLPDGTETQALLGTNPNVPDAFGLLKGNGRSIAGVTTAIPLTKAIIDQPYLSTLTSNDGAPPYSWLLSSGQLPDGLSLNTNTGQITGIPTALGFYNFTYEVLAADMHTSVTSQIEVAEPGEPTQVPALPTWAMLIMGGLLFLIMRHVEQSKTRDLR, encoded by the coding sequence ATGAAGCGTTTAAGATTGGCTGCGGTGTGCTCAGGTTTTTTCATGGCAACAGCCACCCTGGCGGCGCCCGTCGACGATGCCCGTCTCAAAGCCATGGCCTGGCTGATTACGCACCAGAACGGCGACGGCAGTTGGCAGGGAGCGCCGGGATTGGAAATGGCGGAAACTGCCGCTGCGGTTGAAGCCTTGGTTAATGCCGGCATGACCAAGAGCGATACTTATGCTAACGGTGTTGCCTGGCTGCAAAATCATGAAGCCTACAGCACGGATGCCTTAGCCCGCCAAGCCATCGCGCTCTACAAAGCCGGGCGTGATGTCTCAGGATTGATGACTCGACTGATTGCGTTACGCAACGATACCTCTCAGAGCTGGGGCGCTTACGATCATTTCGACGGCAGTTCTCCCGATACATCTCTGGCTTTGGAAGCTATCAAACAAACTGGAACCACGTACACATCGGAATTTAATGCTGTTTGTTTTATTTATGGGCAGCAGAACACTGATTTTGGCTGGCCATATATAAAGTCAGATACGGGGGTCCCACCAAGCCGAATCACCCCAACGGCATTCAATTTGATAGCACTTCAGCGATACAACGGATATTCAGTTGACTGTACCAATGATCAAATCAGTAACCCCATTTCCGTATTGAGCTATATAACTTCCGGGATTACCTGGCTGAAGACTCAACAGAAAACACCCGGAGGCGGTTTCGGTGAAGGCAGCGCCGGCACTGTATTGGAAACCGCGCTGGCCTATCGAGCGCTGGTAACCGTGGCCGGCGCCAACGATCCCGCCGCCGTAAGCGCTCAGAACTTTCTCATCGCTCAGCAACAAGCCGACGGCAGTTGGGGCGGCGGGGATGCGTTGCTGACTACCTTGACCTTAGCGGCGCTCCCGGCAACCACATTGGCCGATACCGATAACGACGGCTTGCCGGACGGCACGGAGACACAGGCCTTGCTCGGTACAAATCCCAACGTGCCCGATGCCTTTGGCTTGCTCAAAGGAAATGGTCGCAGCATTGCCGGTGTCACCACGGCCATCCCCTTAACCAAGGCCATCATCGATCAGCCCTACCTTTCAACGCTGACTTCCAATGACGGTGCACCACCTTATAGCTGGTTATTGAGTTCAGGCCAACTGCCGGACGGACTCAGCCTGAATACTAATACCGGCCAGATTACCGGCATACCCACGGCGCTAGGCTTTTATAATTTTACCTACGAAGTGCTGGCAGCGGATATGCACACCTCCGTCACCAGTCAAATCGAAGTGGCGGAGCCCGGTGAACCCACCCAAGTGCCGGCACTACCGACCTGGGCCATGCTGATCATGGGGGGGTTGCTTTTCCTCATCATGCGGCATGTTGAGCAATCCAAAACACGCGACCTTCGCTAA
- a CDS encoding DUF58 domain-containing protein: MALRLKFLILCGFTLAAYLAAISREQSLPWLIAALLSAALLTGMLWPRWLLQRLSVRRIGPQRALEGETIVFRVDVQNRGWLPRFMVELVDHLPFVGAAEQGANDGDKLLGSVAYVPGRGARSFDVPLLCEKRGFYKLGPMGLASSFPLGLAESRSRADRSLQTLTIYPMVFPILSLPLFGAPSQIHRGGYCLPEGAGAAEFSGLREYRRGDNPRHIHWPTTARLNELMVKEFEPLASACICIALDLAKDANIGRGKHSTLEYAIRIAASVAAYACGQNMHSRVLANAAQPLRILSGKGDFHYQTILDALAVAEADGNTPYAKLLTEIALNCIRGETVLLLLAEPPHRNAETLQALALLRAKGVYLFAVLFERDSFLSAAGVSRRDNGNRTLSAGLLELSAHCVTVRRGDNLTELFNR; this comes from the coding sequence ATGGCGCTGAGGCTGAAATTTTTAATCTTGTGCGGCTTTACGCTGGCCGCGTATTTGGCAGCGATCAGCCGCGAGCAGAGTCTGCCATGGCTGATCGCCGCATTGCTCAGCGCCGCCTTATTGACCGGCATGCTCTGGCCGCGTTGGTTGCTTCAACGCTTGTCGGTGCGGCGGATAGGGCCGCAACGGGCGCTGGAAGGCGAAACCATTGTGTTTCGGGTCGACGTACAAAATCGCGGCTGGCTGCCGCGCTTCATGGTGGAGTTGGTCGACCACTTACCGTTCGTCGGTGCCGCAGAACAAGGCGCCAACGACGGTGACAAATTGCTGGGCAGCGTCGCTTACGTGCCGGGCCGCGGCGCGCGTAGTTTCGACGTCCCCTTGCTGTGCGAAAAGCGCGGTTTTTATAAACTGGGACCGATGGGCTTGGCGTCCAGCTTTCCGTTGGGCTTGGCGGAGTCGCGCAGCCGTGCCGATCGTTCCCTGCAAACCCTGACCATTTACCCGATGGTATTTCCTATCCTATCGCTGCCGCTGTTCGGCGCGCCCAGCCAGATTCACCGAGGTGGTTATTGTTTGCCGGAGGGCGCCGGTGCTGCTGAGTTTTCCGGCCTGCGCGAATACCGGCGGGGCGACAATCCTCGGCATATTCATTGGCCGACCACGGCACGCTTGAATGAGTTGATGGTCAAGGAGTTCGAACCCCTGGCGTCAGCCTGCATCTGCATCGCCTTGGATTTAGCCAAGGATGCCAATATCGGCCGCGGCAAGCACAGCACCCTGGAATACGCGATACGCATTGCCGCCTCCGTGGCGGCTTATGCCTGTGGCCAGAACATGCACAGCCGCGTGTTGGCTAATGCCGCGCAGCCGTTGCGGATTCTGTCCGGTAAGGGCGATTTTCATTATCAAACCATTCTTGACGCGCTGGCAGTCGCAGAGGCAGACGGCAACACGCCGTATGCCAAATTGCTGACCGAGATTGCGTTGAATTGCATCCGCGGCGAAACGGTATTGCTGTTATTGGCGGAGCCGCCCCACCGCAATGCCGAAACCCTGCAGGCGCTGGCTTTGCTGCGGGCCAAGGGCGTGTATTTGTTCGCGGTATTGTTTGAACGTGACAGTTTCCTAAGCGCCGCCGGTGTGTCCCGTCGCGACAACGGCAACCGGACATTGAGCGCCGGTTTGTTGGAATTGAGCGCGCATTGCGTGACGGTAAGGCGAGGCGACAACTTAACGGAGCTGTTTAACCGATGA
- a CDS encoding AAA family ATPase, protein MLSLIENVEKVIIGKRPVIELAVVAMLCRGHVLLEDVPGTGKTMLARALARSVAVDMKRLQCTSDLLPSDITGVAIYNQKTADFEFRPGPVFTHLLLADEINRATPRAQSALLECMEEFHVSVDGHTHELPKLFMVLATQNPIDMAGTHALPEAQLDRFFMRLRMEYPSIEQEMRILAAQTQTHPIDSLPAVTSEADILAARAQVKAVHISMDVAKYMVGISAASRLHSDLRLGISPRGTLALARGAQGLAYLRGRDFVSPDLVKIIAPAILEHRLIVKPQAAVLGRNAGEILAEILDRLPPPVV, encoded by the coding sequence ATGCTTTCTTTAATCGAAAACGTCGAAAAAGTCATTATCGGCAAACGGCCGGTCATCGAATTGGCAGTGGTGGCGATGCTGTGCCGCGGCCATGTGTTGCTGGAGGATGTGCCCGGCACCGGTAAGACGATGTTGGCCAGGGCATTAGCCCGTTCCGTGGCGGTGGATATGAAACGCCTGCAATGCACCTCGGATTTATTACCGTCGGACATTACCGGCGTCGCCATCTACAATCAAAAAACCGCCGATTTTGAATTCCGGCCGGGACCGGTATTTACCCATTTACTACTGGCCGACGAAATCAACCGGGCCACGCCGCGCGCTCAATCGGCGCTGTTGGAATGCATGGAAGAGTTTCATGTCAGCGTGGACGGGCATACACATGAACTTCCCAAACTGTTCATGGTGCTGGCTACCCAGAACCCGATCGATATGGCAGGCACCCACGCCTTGCCGGAAGCCCAACTGGACCGGTTTTTCATGCGCTTGCGGATGGAGTACCCCAGTATCGAACAAGAAATGCGGATATTGGCAGCACAAACCCAGACTCATCCCATCGACAGCTTGCCGGCCGTCACGTCCGAAGCCGATATTCTGGCGGCGCGGGCTCAGGTCAAGGCGGTGCATATTAGTATGGACGTGGCTAAGTATATGGTCGGCATCAGCGCCGCCAGCCGCCTGCACAGCGATTTGCGATTGGGGATCAGCCCGCGCGGTACCTTGGCTCTGGCGCGCGGTGCGCAAGGCTTGGCTTATTTGCGCGGTCGGGATTTCGTGTCGCCGGATTTGGTGAAAATCATCGCGCCGGCCATTTTGGAACACCGCCTGATCGTCAAACCGCAGGCTGCGGTACTGGGGCGCAATGCCGGCGAGATTCTCGCGGAAATTCTCGACCGGCTGCCACCGCCGGTAGTTTGA